The Methanomicrobiales archaeon HGW-Methanomicrobiales-1 genome includes a region encoding these proteins:
- a CDS encoding lipoprotein-releasing system ATP-binding protein LolD, which produces MVFRDVTKVYPLPAGDVTALDGVSFQVDRGEFISVMGPSGSGKSTLLNLMGCLDTPTTGDIFISGTRIGDMSDTELTSLRRDRIGFIFQYFNLFPLLNIIENVTFPMMLKSQKEVNPERGKEVLRSVQLEDALFTHTPTELSGGQQQRVAVARALINDPDILLCDEPTGNLDSKTGAGIMDLMTDLNKKGTTIIMVTHDPHIAEYSRRTIRIADGRIVA; this is translated from the coding sequence ATGGTATTTCGGGATGTGACGAAAGTATACCCGTTACCTGCAGGAGACGTTACCGCACTGGATGGCGTCTCATTCCAGGTGGATCGGGGCGAGTTCATCTCAGTGATGGGACCTTCGGGTTCGGGTAAATCCACGCTCCTGAACCTGATGGGATGTCTCGATACACCCACCACCGGGGACATCTTCATCAGCGGTACCCGGATCGGCGATATGTCAGATACCGAGCTGACCAGCCTGCGCCGGGACAGGATTGGGTTCATCTTCCAGTACTTCAATCTCTTCCCCCTCCTCAACATCATCGAAAACGTCACGTTTCCCATGATGCTCAAATCCCAGAAAGAGGTGAATCCGGAACGGGGAAAAGAAGTACTGCGGTCTGTCCAGCTGGAGGATGCGCTCTTCACCCATACTCCCACCGAACTCTCCGGGGGACAGCAGCAGCGGGTTGCCGTTGCCCGTGCCCTCATCAATGATCCCGATATCCTCCTCTGCGACGAACCAACAGGAAACCTTGATTCGAAGACAGGGGCTGGTATCATGGACCTGATGACCGACCTGAATAAAAAAGGCACTACGATTATCATGGTGACGCATGATCCCCACATTGCCGAATACTCGCGGAGGACAATCCGGATCGCTGATGGGAGGATCGTGGCATGA